GAAGGCAAACACCTGGTGGCCGATGGCCTGGTCACGGTCGATGGCGTGGTGGAGCTGCGCAAGACGTGCAAGATCCGCGCGGGCCAGGTCGTGGAAATCGACGACGAAATTATCAAGGTCGTCTGAGTGGGGTGGTGTCGCTCTCTATAGGAGCGTGCTAGCACGCGATAAGCCAACAACGCGATGAAACCAACCAAAAGAAAAAGCCGGTGTCTCACGACACCGGCTTTTTTCGTTCATGCGCTGGTGATTACATGCCGCCGGCGGTCGACGACTTGGCCGGTTCCGCGGTGGTGCTCTTCTTGTGCTTCTTGTGGGTCGACTTCATCGAGCCATTCTCGCTACCCGCAGCACTGCTGGCTGCGCCGTCTTTCTTCATGGCATCAGAACTGGAGTGCATGGCCGAGCCAGCGGTGGAGGCGGGCGTCGGGTCGGTCTTCGAAGCGGCATCCTGCGCGAAGGCGGCGCCGCTCATGATGGTGCAGCCGGCGAGCATGGCGAGGATCAGTTTCGTGTTGCGCATGACGAATCTCTCCTGGAACTTTTAGTGAGCGCCTTGGATTCAAAAGCGGCTGCGCCGGGCGCGGCGGCGTGGCTCGCTTACAGACCGGAATGTGTGCGGTCGGTGCAGACGCTATCGCTTTTTGGATGAACAAAGTGGGTCTCGCTCTGCGGTTCCTAGGCATCCATTCAGGTGGACATTACAAACCGTTAAGCGATGGCGGGAAACGTTTTGCAGTGCACTATGAATGCGCTATTGGAAATCGCGGGAAACCGAGCCGAACGAGGGCAGGAGATCGCTGAAATCCAGTAACCGGTAAGCCACGAGATGGTGTACGCCATCGATGGATTGCCATTGCCCATCCACGGCAAGCAGCACCGCATCCAGCAGCGCCTGGCGGCAGGCTTCCGCCACCTTTGGCCTCACGATCACATTCACTTGTCCGGTTTCGTCTTCCAGCGTCACGAAGGTAATGCCACTGGCG
Above is a genomic segment from Luteibacter aegosomatissinici containing:
- a CDS encoding RNA-binding S4 domain-containing protein produces the protein MPSQTFQLEGEFVELNQLLKLAGITASGGEGKHLVADGLVTVDGVVELRKTCKIRAGQVVEIDDEIIKVV